The uncultured Methanobrevibacter sp. genome includes the window AGTGCAATACCAATAATTTTCTCTATATTCAAATAAGATTTTGCTGGTGAAGGATTACCTAAAGGAAAACTTTCATCAGCGTATTTTGTATATAAAGAGGTTTTATCTGCATCAGAATAGATAGCTACACTTTTCATGTCAAGTTCACGACATGCACGCATAACTCTTATAGCGATTTCTCCTCTATTTGCAATTAATACTTTTTCAAACATATGAAACCTCAAAGTAATTTTTTATTAATAATATAATATTATATATTAGATAATTATTAAATATGTTGATTATATGAGAAAAATTAAACGAAAAAAGCATCTTGAAATGAAACTTCAATCCATACCTCCTCACCCTAAACCGAAGGTGGGTCTTGAGCAATATACTACTCCGTCAATTATTGCATCTGATTTGATTTGGAATGCTTATTCACTTGGAGATATTGAAGAAAGGAATGTTTTGGATTTGGGCTGCGGCAGTGGAATATTCACAATCGGCTGTGGTCTAATGGGTGCAAATACATCCTGCGGTGTGGACATTGATGAGGATTCAATCAGATTGGCTTGTGAAAGTTCACAGAAGTTAAAATTGGACAATGTGGATTTTATCTTAAATGATATAAATGATCTTGATAATGTTTATGAAGTTGATACCATTATTCAAAATCCTCCCTTCGGCTCTCAAAGAAATGCAGAGCATGGTCAGGATTTGGCTTTTGTACGTAAGGCTTGCCAGTTAAAACCGGATGTTTTATATTCATTTCACATGGCATCAACTGAAGAATTCCTGATAGATTATTATGAAAAAAATAATCTGGAAATTACTCACATTTTCAGATATGATTTTCCAATTCCAAAAATTTATGAGTTCCATACAAAAGAAATGCAAAACGTTAATGTTATTGTAATTCGAGCAGTTTTGAATTTTTAATTTTTAATTAAATCTCGTTTTTTAAATTTTTACACATGAAAAACAATACCTTTATATAGTGGTTATTACATATTTTATATTAATATATTCTCTGAGTATAAAAGTTGGTAGCATAAAAAGAAGCTACGGATATTATAAGTGATATAATATTTTGTAAATGTGTAAGTCTATTTAGTGATAGCTATATAAATGTAGGGTAATCTTTATATACTTAATTTTATATAAATTAAAACTAATGTATAAAGATGAGCTATCTATATTTATTCCAAATTCGTTTCTTTCTGAGTCAAAAGACCTTAAAAT containing:
- a CDS encoding METTL5 family protein, with translation MRKIKRKKHLEMKLQSIPPHPKPKVGLEQYTTPSIIASDLIWNAYSLGDIEERNVLDLGCGSGIFTIGCGLMGANTSCGVDIDEDSIRLACESSQKLKLDNVDFILNDINDLDNVYEVDTIIQNPPFGSQRNAEHGQDLAFVRKACQLKPDVLYSFHMASTEEFLIDYYEKNNLEITHIFRYDFPIPKIYEFHTKEMQNVNVIVIRAVLNF